A stretch of DNA from Patescibacteria group bacterium:
ATGAAAGACACAAAATGACTACCCCATAAGACTTCAGGGCCACCACCAACAGATGCAAGTCCTAATCCATTATATATTAATGATTCCGAAAACGTGTCGGCCAATATACCTATTAATAAAACACAAAAAACTTTAGCAACAATTCTGCCTCTACCAGCAGATAATGTTAAAATCGTACGGTATATATTTTTTATTTTCTCTTTAAATAAACCTTTACTTAACTCCCTAAAATTTTTCAAATTACCATAATAACCATCAGATCGCCAAAATAGGATAAGCAGAGACCACAAAAAACCATCTATTATTAATAACAGTATAGTCGTTAATAAATTTAACCTTAGGGGAATTAGTGCTAATAACAACCCTCTCAATAAATTGTTGATGAGAGATATTGATATCAACCAAGAGGCAAATGAAATAAGTATCCTTATACTCAACCTCCGATCTCCTAGATTTGATGCATTAAAACTTGGGTTTAAAATCTTTATGAATGTCACAATAAACAATACACAGCTTATTATCACTATCGCAATAATTGCTACTATATAAGCAATGAGATATCGATTCACTATCGAAAAAATACTATTTAGAAGGACGATCTCTCTATAAAATTTTGCTGTGGTTATCCCTTCACTTAGTGCAATAAAAGCGAGGGTGCTTAATAAGGAAAATATTAATAATCCCATGAAAAATGATGGCAAGAAGCTCACTATCCCGTACCAAACACTTTTTAATAATTTTGACATACGAGTCTTTATTTATAACTATCCCATAATTTTCAATAATGCAATTCTCAAACATTTAAAAATTGTTTCATTGTGACATTGATTGAAAACTGAAAATTGAAAATTAGAAAAGAAGTTTATGACCACAAAGCTATTTTATATCCTACCGCCGATATATTCTTGTAGCTCTTTAATTGCGACTCTCTCCTGCTTCATCGTATCCCTATCCCTCACCGTCACATCGCCCTTCTCTAAAGAATCAAAATCTACTGTAATGCAAAACGGGGTGCCGATTTCGTCCTGCGCCCAGTAACGCTTGCCGATGTTGCCGCGATCGTCCCATGCCGTCATGAAATCTTTTCTCAAATCATCGTAGATCGTGCGCGCCAGCGCCACCAGCTCCGGTTTATTTTTTAACAATGGAAACACCGCCGCTTTGTATGGCGCGAGTTTGGCGGGAATTTTCAAATACACCCGTTTTTCCTTTCCCTCCTCTGCCTCTCTATAACTATCGCACAATACCGCCAGCACCGACCGGTCCACTCCCCACGTCGGCTCTATCACGTGCGGGGTAATCTTTTCTCCCGTATCAGGGTCGGTGTATTCCAAAGACTGCCCTGAAAACTTTTGGTGATTTTTCAAATCAAAATCAGTGCGGTACGCCAAGCCGTACAATTCGCTTTTCCCAAAAGGAAAATCATATTCAAGATCAATAGTGCGCTTCGAGTAATGCGCCCGCTCCTCTTCAGGGATTTCTGCATCATGCACATGTGCCAAATCAATCCCAATGTCCTCTATCCATGCCCTCATTTCCACTCTCCATTCCTCAAACCGCGATTGCCAATCGTCATCAGGCGCGATGAAGTACTCTATCTCCATCTGCTCAAACTCGCGCGTGCGGAAAATGAAATTCCCCGGCGTGATCTCGTTCCTGAAAGCTTTTCCAATTTGCGCGATGCCAAACGGCAGCCTCCGCCGCGTCGTATTAAGCACATTTTTGAAATTCACAAACATCCCCTGCGCGGTCTCGGGACGAAAGTAGGCCACGTTCGCCTGCTCTTCCGCCGGGCCGATGAAGGTTTTGAACATCAG
This window harbors:
- a CDS encoding glycine--tRNA ligase; translation: MNLDVSLMDKIVSLAKRRGFVFPGSEIYGGLANSWDYGPLGVELKNNIKQLWWKRFVRSRDDMVGIDTALIMNPKVWESSGHLKNFSDPLVECKKCHARFRADQLGGACATCGGKEFTPAKQFNLMFKTFIGPAEEQANVAYFRPETAQGMFVNFKNVLNTTRRRLPFGIAQIGKAFRNEITPGNFIFRTREFEQMEIEYFIAPDDDWQSRFEEWRVEMRAWIEDIGIDLAHVHDAEIPEEERAHYSKRTIDLEYDFPFGKSELYGLAYRTDFDLKNHQKFSGQSLEYTDPDTGEKITPHVIEPTWGVDRSVLAVLCDSYREAEEGKEKRVYLKIPAKLAPYKAAVFPLLKNKPELVALARTIYDDLRKDFMTAWDDRGNIGKRYWAQDEIGTPFCITVDFDSLEKGDVTVRDRDTMKQERVAIKELQEYIGGRI